A single window of Oncorhynchus keta strain PuntledgeMale-10-30-2019 chromosome 34, Oket_V2, whole genome shotgun sequence DNA harbors:
- the LOC118367593 gene encoding sodium channel subunit beta-1-like isoform X1, whose protein sequence is MSAVQLLLVPLALWVLQASLCHGACVEVDSDTDAVVSEGFKLGCISCKMRGEVPAEATVEWSFMPKGESEFTKIYSYEDLMSDIPDERFYERLDWNGSKKTKDLQDGSIYILNVTWNDTGTYRCIFNRTLTFTSYGFHTDVTKIVHLNVVPRLTRGIASILSEVMMYVTIVGLQVWLVVEMMYCYRKISAQGEEALRESALNNGSKRRIALDSPSPLLPDFHSDTISLPHPGGAAKRLVQRTDG, encoded by the exons cgTCTCTATGCCATGGAGCCTGTGTGGAGGTGGACTCTGACACTGACGCAGTGGTCAGCGAAGGCTTTAAGCTGGGATGTATCTCCTGTAAGATGAGGGGCGAGGTGCCTGCCGAGGCCACTGTTGAATGGTCCTTCATGCCCAAAGGGGAGAGCGAGTTCACAAAA ATCTACAGCTACGAGGATCTAATGAGCGACATTCCGGACGAGCGCTTCTACGAGCGTCTGGACTGGAACGGCAGCAAGAAGACCAAGGACCTGCAGGACGGCTCCATCTACATCCTGAACGTGACGTGGAACGACACGGGCACCTACCGCTGCATCTTCAACCGCACCCTCACCTTCACCTCCTACGGGTTCCACACTGACGTCACCAAGATCGTCCACCTCAACGTGGTGCCAAGAC TGACCAGGGGGATAGCGTCCATCTTGTCCGAGGTGATGATGTATGTCACCATCGTTGGGCTGCAGGTATGGCtggtggtggagatgatgtaCTGCTACAGGAAGATATCAGCGCAAGGCGAGGAAGCACTGAGAGAGAGCGC GTTAAATAATGGCTCCAAACGACGAATAGCTCTCGATAGCCCTTCACCCCTTCTTCCAGACTTCCATTCTGACACCATCTCATTACCCCATCCAGGAGGAGCAGCCAAGAGGCTTGTCCAGAGAACAGATGGATGA
- the LOC118367593 gene encoding sodium channel subunit beta-1-like isoform X4, which yields MSAVQLLLVPLALWVLQASLCHGACVEVDSDTDAVVSEGFKLGCISCKMRGEVPAEATVEWSFMPKGESEFTKIYSYEDLMSDIPDERFYERLDWNGSKKTKDLQDGSIYILNVTWNDTGTYRCIFNRTLTFTSYGFHTDVTKIVHLNVVPRLTRGIASILSEVMMYVTIVGLQVWLVVEMMYCYRKISAQGEEALRESAADYLAIASESKENCAMVAVTE from the exons cgTCTCTATGCCATGGAGCCTGTGTGGAGGTGGACTCTGACACTGACGCAGTGGTCAGCGAAGGCTTTAAGCTGGGATGTATCTCCTGTAAGATGAGGGGCGAGGTGCCTGCCGAGGCCACTGTTGAATGGTCCTTCATGCCCAAAGGGGAGAGCGAGTTCACAAAA ATCTACAGCTACGAGGATCTAATGAGCGACATTCCGGACGAGCGCTTCTACGAGCGTCTGGACTGGAACGGCAGCAAGAAGACCAAGGACCTGCAGGACGGCTCCATCTACATCCTGAACGTGACGTGGAACGACACGGGCACCTACCGCTGCATCTTCAACCGCACCCTCACCTTCACCTCCTACGGGTTCCACACTGACGTCACCAAGATCGTCCACCTCAACGTGGTGCCAAGAC TGACCAGGGGGATAGCGTCCATCTTGTCCGAGGTGATGATGTATGTCACCATCGTTGGGCTGCAGGTATGGCtggtggtggagatgatgtaCTGCTACAGGAAGATATCAGCGCAAGGCGAGGAAGCACTGAGAGAGAGCGC GGCGGATTACTTAGCTATAGCTTCGGAGAGTAAAGAAAATTGTGCAATGGTGGCAGTGACCGAATAG